TTACCTCATCACAACCTTCGAGGAGCTGCGCCTTCAGGTCGTCCGAGATAAAAAACGGCGTTTCTGCCATGCGGAAGGTGGGCATGTAACTAAAATCGGCAGCAATATCTTCCTGGAATGCCTGGTATTTTTCAACTGAAAAGGCTTCGTTAAATGCTTTGCGGTACTTTGGAATCATATTGAAAAGTTCAGGGTCAGGTATTAGATTTTTGCAACAATGACATTATACGCATTCTGGAGCCTGCGCCTAGTTAGAAAGTATCTTCTTGTTGCGCATCAAATCATTGATTGCCATCCTCAGGAAATTAGGGATAACAGTCTCGTTTGTCTTGTAGATCTTATCCTCATCCAGTAAATCCTCGAGCATGTCGCGAAACTTCGTTTTGCCTTTGAGCGCGATGATTTTTTCACGGCGTTCCCTGCTTTTGAGATTGGATATGTAACTGATCGGATCGGCTTCAGGATGGAATTGCGTCCCAACAAAATAAGGCGTAAACCGTACTGCCATGATGGCCCTTTCATAATCCACATGGTCGCGGATCTTTTCAAGCGAAAGAATCTGCGCGCCGTTTTCAGAGAATACCTCTAGTTTGGGTTGAACGACCTGGTAATCCCTGGAATCGACGGCATAATAGGGGTTCGGCAAACCATCAAAAAGCGGATCATCAATGCCGTCCTGGGTTTTATGCACTGACATGATACCGAATGACGTTGATTTTCGCTTCGTGATTTCCGCGAGTTTGAAGTGCTTGCATGCCATCTGGAACGAATGGCAAACGAACAACACGTGTTTTTTTACATCATTTTCCTTGTTCCAAAGTGTCAGTGCGTCAATCAGTTCGTAGTATTTCCTGTCCCAGATTCCGTCTCCTTCCAAAGGATTTCCGGGTCCGCCCGTCGAAATATAAATATCAAATTTCCTGACGTCGGGGATTTCACATTTTCCACGTACATCGAAAACCTTAAAAGTGACAATATTACTGAAGCGGCTGATGATGTCGATAATGCAGCGCATTCCCTGGTTGGGCTCGCCGTTATACATATCCAATATGGCAATTTTGATGGTCTGGTCCGTCATGCTTCCTCTGTTATGAAATGGTCAAATAATTGCAAAGATATGAATATGGCTACAATCCTTTTGTAAATTCCGAGGTAATAAAATCGACCACTTTCGTGAGATCTCCATGATGTTGCTCGAAAACGGCAAGCTGCTTATCGGCGCCGGTACCATTGGCCATAATCTGGTGAACATATTGGATGTCTTCGCGCGAACCCAGCTCATCGACGACGTCATCGACGAACTCGAGTAGTTCCTGTATCAGCATTTTCGTTTCCACTTCTTTCTGCAGCCCGAAGTCAATCATATGGTTGTCAATTCCATAGCGCGCTGCACGGAACTTATTCTCACGGATCAGCGCCAATCGGTAAATATTGAAACTCGTGTTCTGCATCGTCAATTTGTAAAGCTTTGCCACGATGGCCTGTATCAGCGCGACGATGCACATAGTCTCCTCAACGGTCAGGCTCATGTCGCAGATGCGGAACTCGATCGTGTCATAGAAAGGATGCAGCCGTAAATCCCACCAGATTTTCTTTGGATTGTCAATACAATTGGTCTTGACCAGCGTTTCAAGGTAGTTGTCGTAAGCCGAC
The nucleotide sequence above comes from Flavobacterium magnum. Encoded proteins:
- a CDS encoding type 1 glutamine amidotransferase — protein: MTDQTIKIAILDMYNGEPNQGMRCIIDIISRFSNIVTFKVFDVRGKCEIPDVRKFDIYISTGGPGNPLEGDGIWDRKYYELIDALTLWNKENDVKKHVLFVCHSFQMACKHFKLAEITKRKSTSFGIMSVHKTQDGIDDPLFDGLPNPYYAVDSRDYQVVQPKLEVFSENGAQILSLEKIRDHVDYERAIMAVRFTPYFVGTQFHPEADPISYISNLKSRERREKIIALKGKTKFRDMLEDLLDEDKIYKTNETVIPNFLRMAINDLMRNKKILSN